A genomic stretch from Psilocybe cubensis strain MGC-MH-2018 chromosome 1, whole genome shotgun sequence includes:
- a CDS encoding Nuclear nucleic acid-binding protein C1D gives MNAETNKIKARLASLNASFSELESLLDPLFAQSLPETLVGLEPLQQAKLQTVLPYLVYDLIFIYLKSRGIDPKTHPVVPELDRIRGYFEKISSAENPPTKRTELDKAAASRFIKHAISQAQTKWKKTAAEDAQDDDAAAPSSSSTATRVPLKITSKMRARAEYEAEVRRADEAGEEESDLVVVDGDEDEDEDEESTKMDVDVDDEALPTNSKSKGKGKGKETSSTTSISTTITTTSNKRRRPAIDHFAGYGDDAPQPSLSTEPSKKAKSSPETSSSPPESTAPSPAFGESDKSKSSNSSSNKKSKKKAKKAAAAAASSS, from the exons ATGAACGCAGAGACTAATAAAATCAAAGCCCGCCTCGCCTCGCTGAACGCCTCCTTCTCAGAGCTCGAGTCCCTCCTCGACCCGTTATTCGCCCAGTCGCTCCCCGAGACCCTCGTCGGCCTCGAGCCGCTCCAGCAGGCAAAGCTCCAGACCGTCCTCCCATACCTCGTCTACGATCTCAtattca TCTACCTAAAATCACGAGGCATCGATCCTAAAACCCACCCCGTCGTCCCAGAACTC GACAGAATAAGAGGCTACTTTGAAAAAATCTCCTCCGCAGAGAACCCACCAACCA AACGCACAGAGCTCGACAAAGCAGCCGCCTCGCGCTTCATCAAACACGCCATCTCCCAAGCACAGACAAAATGGAAAAAGACAGCCGCCGAGGACGCGCAGGACGATGATGCTGCCGCGccgtcatcctcttcaacaGCAACCCGCGTCCCCCTGAAAATCACTTCCAAAATGCGCGCGCGTGCAGAGTACGAGGCAGAGGTTCGCCGCGCGGACGAGGCGGGTGAGGAGGAGAGCGATTTAGTCGTGGTTGATggtgatgaggatgaagatgaagatgaggagagTACGAAgatggacgtggacgtggatgACGAAGCGTTACCTACAAACTCCAAAtccaaaggcaaaggcaaaggcaaagaaacATCCTCCACCACAAGCATATCCACAACCATAACCACAACATCCAACAAACGGCGCAGACCCGCAATCGACCATTTCGCCG GATACGGCGACGACGCACCCCAACCCTCCCTCTCCACCGAACCTtccaaaaaagcaaaatccTCGCCTGAAACGAGCTCGTCGCCTCCTGAATCGACAGCTCCGTCACCTGCTTTCGGCGAGAGCGACAAATCTAAatcttcaaattcaagtTCGAATAAAAAGTCGAAAAAGAAAGCTAAAaaagctgctgctgctgctgcatccTCGTCATAA